The window GGGTACCAGACGTCGACCCGGTAACTCGCCGTCGCCGGCACGTTGAACCGGTACCAGGCGACGTCGCTGGCGGCGACCGGGTTGGCGTACCGGTAGTCGACCCCCTGACGCTGCGCGGAGTACGTCGACACGCCCCAGTTGGCGCTCGCGGTGAACCGGCCCGAGGTGGTGTTGTCCACGGTGGCCGTCCAGCCGCCACCGCCGCCGCCACCGGAGCCGGTGACGTACTGCATGTAGGTGGTCCAGTTCCAGTTCGGGCCGGGGTCGGTGTGGGTGGCACCGGGCACCTGGTTGTGCCCGATGATGTGCGACCGGTCCTTCGGGATGCCGTACTTGTCGCACAGGTGCCGGGTCAGCGCGGCGGACGCCCGGTACATCGCGTCGGTGAACCAGGACGCCTGGTTGACGTAACCCTCGTGTTCGATCCCGATCGACTGGGTGTTGTACGTCCAGTTGCCGGCGTGCCAGGCGATGTCCTTGTCGCGTACGGACTGGGTGACGGCGCCGTCGGAGGAGCGGAAGGTGTAGTGGGCGCTCACCCCGGCGGCCGAGTTCTGGAAC of the Micromonospora sp. NBC_01796 genome contains:
- a CDS encoding golvesin C-terminal-like domain-containing protein, whose amino-acid sequence is MGTLSTDYGPAAWAPAYSGNYTASSRESAYPINYVIIHVAQGSYAGTVNWFQNSAAGVSAHYTFRSSDGAVTQSVRDKDIAWHAGNWTYNTQSIGIEHEGYVNQASWFTDAMYRASAALTRHLCDKYGIPKDRSHIIGHNQVPGATHTDPGPNWNWTTYMQYVTGSGGGGGGGWTATVDNTTSGRFTASANWGVSTYSAQRQGVDYRYANPVAASDVAWYRFNVPATASYRVDVWYPADPGYNDSTPYVVATPSGNQTVIVNQRTGGGQWRSLGSFTLAAGDANKVGVSRWASGTGYVIADAVRLTRL